A single Ketogulonicigenium vulgare WSH-001 DNA region contains:
- a CDS encoding arsenate reductase family protein gives MKFIGLSNCDTCKKARTAIAAAGLPIEITDIRKDGLDQALISSILDAHGDSAINKSSTTWRGLSDDEKEKPAAELLAAYPTLLKRPAILKDGMWHLGWKPAQQQAVLD, from the coding sequence ATGAAATTCATCGGATTATCAAATTGCGACACGTGTAAAAAAGCACGCACGGCAATTGCCGCGGCAGGGCTGCCGATCGAGATCACGGATATTCGCAAAGACGGGCTGGATCAGGCGCTGATTTCCAGCATTTTGGACGCGCATGGCGATAGCGCGATCAACAAATCCTCGACCACATGGCGCGGATTGTCCGACGACGAAAAAGAAAAGCCGGCGGCGGAATTGCTGGCGGCCTATCCGACATTGCTGAAACGCCCGGCCATCTTGAAAGACGGCATGTGGCATTTGGGGTGGAAGCCCGCACAGCAACAGGCGGTGCTGGACTAA
- the msrA gene encoding peptide-methionine (S)-S-oxide reductase MsrA: protein MFSLFGAKDVMVAPQDALPGRANAIQTAQTHFVNGSDLHKVPAGMEVAMFGAGCFWGVERLFWELPGVYSTSVGYAGGYTPNPTYEEVCTGLTGHTEVVRIVFDPAKISFDDLMKTFWENHDPTQGMRQGGDKGTQYRSAIYTYSGAQKDAALAAREAYGARLAAAGFGAVTTEVLSVPNYFYAEDYHQQYLAKNPDGYCGIAGTGVTCPIGLGV from the coding sequence ATGTTTTCGCTTTTTGGCGCCAAGGATGTCATGGTGGCTCCGCAAGACGCCCTGCCGGGCCGTGCAAACGCCATTCAGACCGCGCAAACCCATTTCGTCAACGGCTCTGACCTGCACAAAGTGCCGGCTGGCATGGAAGTTGCCATGTTCGGCGCGGGGTGTTTCTGGGGGGTCGAGCGCCTGTTCTGGGAGCTGCCGGGTGTCTATTCGACCTCGGTCGGTTACGCGGGCGGCTATACGCCGAACCCGACCTATGAAGAGGTCTGCACCGGCCTCACCGGTCATACCGAAGTTGTCCGTATCGTCTTTGATCCGGCAAAGATCAGCTTTGACGATCTGATGAAGACATTTTGGGAAAACCACGATCCGACCCAAGGCATGCGTCAGGGCGGCGATAAGGGCACGCAGTACCGCTCGGCCATCTATACCTATAGCGGCGCACAAAAAGATGCGGCGCTGGCCGCGCGTGAGGCTTATGGCGCGCGTCTGGCCGCCGCAGGTTTTGGCGCGGTGACGACCGAGGTGCTGTCGGTGCCGAACTATTTCTATGCCGAGGATTACCACCAGCAATATCTGGCCAAGAACCCCGATGGTTACTGCGGCATCGCAGGCACGGGCGTCACTTGCCCGATCGGCCTTGGCGTTTAA
- a CDS encoding ATP-binding cassette domain-containing protein produces the protein MTPALELRNVTKTFTLKGGFGRVKSVTTAVNNVSLSIMPGESFGLAGESGSGKSTIARMIMGLALPDSGDILVDGVSILSKEAPRDLKSRVQMVFQSSSSSLNPRRTVGQSIAVPLVAHGYGGHRAARIAELLEMVQLPAAFANRYPHELSGGQKQRVAIARALAVGAKLLVLDEPTSALDVSVQAKVIELLEGLQREMGLTYLFISHDLSLMRNFTSRVGVLYRGDVVETGATPAVFTHPQHDYTRLLLASVPVVSAEEEALRPIIPLINGELPTAEELLALRQAGGVQERK, from the coding sequence ATGACCCCCGCATTGGAACTGCGCAATGTGACCAAGACCTTTACCCTAAAGGGTGGTTTTGGCCGCGTGAAATCGGTGACGACGGCGGTGAATAATGTCTCGCTGTCGATCATGCCTGGCGAAAGCTTTGGTCTGGCGGGGGAAAGCGGCTCGGGCAAATCGACCATCGCGCGGATGATCATGGGGCTGGCGCTGCCCGATAGCGGCGACATTCTGGTCGATGGTGTCAGTATCCTCTCGAAAGAGGCGCCGCGCGATCTGAAGTCGCGGGTGCAGATGGTGTTCCAAAGCTCGTCTTCCTCGCTGAACCCGCGCCGCACCGTGGGGCAGTCGATTGCCGTGCCGTTGGTGGCGCATGGCTATGGCGGCCATCGCGCCGCGCGGATCGCGGAACTGCTGGAAATGGTGCAACTGCCCGCCGCTTTCGCGAACCGCTATCCGCATGAACTGTCGGGCGGCCAGAAACAGCGCGTTGCCATCGCCCGCGCGTTGGCTGTGGGTGCAAAACTGCTGGTGCTGGACGAGCCGACCTCGGCGCTCGATGTCTCGGTGCAGGCAAAGGTGATCGAACTGCTCGAGGGCCTGCAGCGCGAGATGGGCCTGACTTATCTGTTCATCAGCCATGACCTGTCGCTGATGCGCAATTTTACCAGCCGTGTTGGCGTCCTGTATCGCGGCGATGTGGTTGAAACCGGCGCGACGCCTGCGGTCTTTACCCATCCCCAGCATGATTACACGCGGCTTTTGCTGGCCTCGGTTCCGGTTGTTTCCGCCGAGGAAGAAGCCCTGCGTCCCATAATCCCCTTAATCAATGGCGAACTGCCCACCGCAGAAGAATTGCTTGCCCTGCGGCAAGCCGGTGGCGTTCAGGAAAGGAAGTGA
- a CDS encoding DUF917 domain-containing protein, which yields MKIFREVDVAEIEDMAAGGAVLGTGGGGDPYIGKLMAQQAIRKFGKVKLVRTEDLPDDALVVPVCMMGAPTVMTEKLPQGDELVNAFVALEKLLGRKIDAVLCGEAGGVNSMTPFVVAAATGLPLVDGDGMGRAFPELQMETFALAGVSATPMVLCDDKGNTVTFETVSNRWTERLARAATVEMGGSALLAFYSMSGAKAKECVVRGTLTLCESIGRTLREAKANHGEPVKALASLLQAHNMFEGRIVDIERRTVGGFARGKVILNGTDDWKGHEMSIDFQNEFLLAMRDGEVVVTTPDLISLVDAETGLAVTTDSLRYGQRLVCLAYPCNPMWRTPLGIEVAGPRYFKYDVDYQPLAAAE from the coding sequence ATGAAAATCTTTCGCGAAGTGGATGTCGCCGAGATCGAGGATATGGCCGCAGGCGGTGCCGTTCTGGGCACCGGCGGGGGCGGCGATCCCTATATCGGCAAACTGATGGCGCAACAGGCGATCCGCAAGTTCGGCAAGGTGAAACTTGTCCGTACCGAGGATCTGCCCGATGACGCGCTGGTCGTGCCGGTCTGCATGATGGGCGCGCCCACCGTGATGACCGAAAAACTGCCGCAGGGCGACGAGCTGGTGAATGCCTTTGTCGCGCTGGAAAAGCTGCTGGGCCGCAAGATCGACGCAGTGTTGTGCGGCGAGGCGGGGGGCGTGAACTCGATGACGCCCTTTGTTGTCGCGGCGGCCACCGGCCTGCCACTGGTCGATGGCGACGGTATGGGCCGCGCGTTTCCGGAACTTCAGATGGAAACATTCGCCCTTGCCGGTGTTAGCGCGACGCCGATGGTTCTGTGTGATGACAAGGGCAATACAGTGACGTTCGAGACCGTCTCGAACCGCTGGACGGAACGTCTGGCGCGGGCGGCGACGGTGGAAATGGGCGGCTCGGCGCTGTTGGCGTTTTATTCGATGTCGGGTGCCAAGGCCAAGGAATGCGTTGTGCGCGGCACGCTGACCCTTTGCGAATCCATCGGCCGCACCCTGCGCGAGGCCAAGGCCAACCACGGCGAGCCGGTCAAGGCGCTGGCAAGCCTTTTGCAGGCGCATAATATGTTCGAAGGCCGCATCGTCGATATCGAACGGCGCACCGTCGGCGGTTTTGCCCGCGGCAAGGTGATCCTGAACGGCACCGACGATTGGAAGGGGCATGAGATGTCCATCGACTTCCAGAACGAGTTTTTGCTGGCGATGCGCGACGGCGAAGTTGTCGTGACTACGCCCGATCTGATCAGTCTGGTCGATGCGGAAACCGGCCTTGCGGTGACGACGGATTCGCTGCGCTATGGTCAGCGCCTTGTGTGCCTTGCCTATCCCTGCAACCCGATGTGGCGCACGCCACTGGGGATCGAGGTCGCAGGCCCGCGTTACTTTAAATATGATGTGGATTATCAGCCGCTGGCTGCGGCCGAGTAA
- a CDS encoding ABC transporter ATP-binding protein, translating into MQPALHVENLHVSFKTYGRTTEVLKGVNLTVPKGAQVSLVGESGSGKSVTMKTIMDLLPGNATITDGAMMFDGQNLLTMPRRDRLRLRGTAMSMVFQDPMSSLNPVFTIKDQLMTILKYADRRLGRDRSKAGRYARVIEVLTQVRMREPERVAASYPVMLSGGMRQRILIAMALLSEPRLLIADEPGTALDVTTQAQILKLLKDLVSEHHLSLLMITHNLGVVRETSEYVYVMNKGEIVEHGATSALFANPQQQYTRDLIAAVPKLTGRDKMPEVRP; encoded by the coding sequence ATGCAGCCCGCGCTTCATGTTGAAAACCTGCATGTCAGCTTCAAAACCTATGGCCGCACGACCGAGGTGCTGAAAGGCGTCAATCTGACGGTGCCAAAAGGGGCGCAGGTCTCGCTGGTGGGCGAGAGCGGCTCGGGCAAGTCGGTCACGATGAAAACCATCATGGACCTGCTGCCGGGCAATGCGACGATTACCGACGGCGCCATGATGTTCGACGGGCAGAACCTGCTGACCATGCCGCGCCGCGACCGTCTGCGGCTGCGCGGCACCGCTATGAGCATGGTGTTCCAAGACCCGATGTCCTCGCTGAACCCGGTCTTTACGATCAAGGATCAGTTGATGACGATCCTGAAATACGCCGACCGCCGCCTTGGCCGCGACCGCAGCAAAGCGGGCCGTTATGCCCGCGTGATCGAAGTGCTGACCCAAGTGCGTATGCGCGAGCCCGAACGTGTCGCAGCATCCTATCCCGTCATGCTGTCGGGCGGGATGCGTCAGCGCATTTTGATCGCAATGGCGCTGCTGTCCGAGCCGCGCCTGCTGATCGCGGACGAGCCGGGCACCGCGCTGGATGTCACGACGCAGGCGCAGATCCTGAAGCTGCTGAAAGATCTGGTCAGCGAACATCACCTGTCGCTGTTGATGATCACCCATAACCTCGGCGTTGTGCGGGAAACCTCGGAATATGTCTATGTGATGAACAAGGGCGAGATCGTGGAACACGGGGCCACCAGTGCGTTGTTCGCCAATCCGCAGCAGCAATATACCCGCGATCTGATCGCGGCGGTGCCAAAACTGACAGGACGCGATAAGATGCCCGAGGTGCGCCCATGA
- a CDS encoding ABC transporter permease translates to MSQNMSHAAQNWYRFSRNPTAVIGALIVIICLLAAIFAPYITPYPDHVGAVVDFRNRHQPPSWEHWFGTDQAGRDQFTRVIFGMRVSLALAFVVLVIAVPLGTLLGMLAGYFGGWTEIVIMRLTDIALALPPLVMALAVAAVLEPSLTNAMLAISALWWTWHTRLVFSLTRQIRAQEYIEAAETLGASKFHIIFREILPNCISAVAVKTSLDAGFVILVGASLSFIGLGIRPPTPDLGTMVAAGAAFLPGYWWEALLPGAAILFVALGFNLLGDGLRDLFDVENV, encoded by the coding sequence ATGAGCCAGAATATGAGCCACGCCGCGCAGAACTGGTATCGTTTCTCGCGCAATCCAACGGCGGTGATCGGCGCGCTGATCGTGATCATCTGCCTGCTTGCCGCGATTTTCGCGCCCTATATCACGCCCTATCCCGATCATGTCGGCGCGGTCGTCGATTTCCGCAATCGTCACCAGCCCCCAAGCTGGGAGCATTGGTTCGGCACGGATCAAGCGGGCCGCGACCAGTTTACCCGTGTGATTTTCGGGATGCGCGTCTCGCTGGCTTTGGCCTTTGTCGTGCTGGTGATCGCGGTGCCGCTGGGCACGCTTTTGGGGATGCTGGCCGGATACTTTGGCGGCTGGACCGAGATTGTCATCATGCGCCTGACCGATATTGCCCTTGCGCTGCCGCCCTTGGTGATGGCGCTGGCGGTTGCGGCGGTGCTAGAACCTTCGCTGACCAATGCCATGCTGGCGATTTCGGCCCTATGGTGGACATGGCACACGCGGCTGGTGTTCAGCCTGACCCGCCAGATCCGCGCGCAGGAATATATCGAGGCGGCAGAGACGCTGGGCGCATCGAAATTCCACATCATCTTCCGCGAGATCCTGCCCAATTGCATCTCGGCTGTGGCGGTGAAAACCTCGCTTGATGCGGGCTTTGTGATCCTTGTCGGGGCCTCGCTGTCGTTCATCGGCCTTGGCATCCGCCCGCCGACGCCCGATCTGGGTACCATGGTCGCGGCAGGTGCCGCATTCCTGCCGGGCTATTGGTGGGAGGCGCTGCTGCCGGGCGCTGCGATTCTATTCGTCGCGCTGGGCTTTAACCTGCTGGGCGACGGCCTGCGCGATCTGTTCGATGTGGAGAACGTGTAA
- the thrS gene encoding threonine--tRNA ligase, producing the protein MSLISLTFPDGNKREYPAGITAAAVAESISKSLAKAAISAQLDGQHWDLQWPITADASIALNTMKDEAPALELIRHDLAHIMARAVQEIWPDVKVTIGPVRDYGWFYDFDRAEPFTPEDLGAIEAQMKKIINAREPVRTEVWERARALAYYEDRGEPYKIELVNRIPGDEPLRMYWHGDWQDLCRGPHLQSTGQVPADGFKLTHVAGAYWLGDSSRPMLQRIYGVAFRNREDLKAHMTMLEEAAKRDHRRLGREMDLFHMQEEAPGQVFWHPNGWTVYTALQDYMRRRQRKDGYVEVNTPQVVNRVLWEKSGHWENYRDNMFIVEVDEEGAKEKVVNALKPMNCPCHVQIFNHGLKSYRELPLRMAEFGSCARYEPSGALHGIMRVRGFTQDDGHIFCTEDQIESETKKFIEFLASVYADLGFESWRVKLSTRPEKRIGTEESWDHAEQSLGNACRKAGYDYELQEGEGAFYGPKLEFVLTDAIGRDWQCGTLQVDPNLPERLDANYIGQDGAKHRPIMLHRACLGSFERFVGILIENFAGKLPFWLAPRQVVVASIVSDADDYVHEVVAALSAAGVRAEADTRNEKINYKVREHSLGKVPLILAIGAREVEERTVTVRRLGENQTATMSLDAILAETRASALPPDLA; encoded by the coding sequence ATGAGCCTTATTTCCCTGACATTCCCTGATGGTAACAAACGCGAATATCCCGCCGGGATCACCGCCGCTGCCGTCGCCGAGTCGATCTCGAAATCGCTGGCAAAGGCCGCGATTTCCGCACAGCTGGATGGCCAGCATTGGGATCTGCAATGGCCGATCACCGCAGATGCCTCCATCGCGCTGAACACGATGAAGGACGAAGCCCCCGCGCTAGAGCTGATCCGCCACGACCTGGCGCATATCATGGCGCGCGCCGTGCAAGAGATCTGGCCCGATGTGAAAGTCACCATCGGCCCCGTCCGCGATTACGGCTGGTTCTATGACTTTGACCGCGCCGAGCCCTTTACCCCCGAAGATCTGGGCGCGATCGAGGCGCAGATGAAAAAGATCATCAACGCGCGCGAGCCTGTCCGCACCGAAGTGTGGGAGCGCGCCCGCGCCCTCGCCTATTACGAGGATCGCGGCGAGCCCTATAAGATCGAATTGGTGAACCGCATTCCGGGCGACGAGCCTTTGCGCATGTATTGGCACGGCGATTGGCAGGATCTGTGCCGCGGCCCGCACCTGCAAAGCACCGGCCAAGTGCCCGCTGACGGGTTCAAGCTGACCCATGTCGCCGGTGCCTATTGGCTGGGTGACAGCAGCCGCCCGATGCTGCAGCGCATCTATGGCGTCGCCTTCCGCAACCGCGAGGATCTGAAGGCGCATATGACCATGCTGGAGGAGGCCGCCAAACGCGACCACCGCCGCCTTGGCCGCGAGATGGATCTGTTCCACATGCAGGAGGAGGCCCCCGGTCAGGTGTTCTGGCATCCGAACGGCTGGACGGTCTATACCGCGCTGCAAGATTACATGCGCCGCCGCCAACGCAAGGACGGCTATGTCGAGGTGAACACCCCCCAAGTGGTAAACCGCGTGCTGTGGGAGAAATCCGGCCACTGGGAGAACTATCGCGACAATATGTTCATCGTCGAGGTGGACGAGGAAGGCGCCAAGGAAAAGGTGGTCAACGCGCTTAAGCCGATGAACTGCCCCTGCCATGTGCAGATCTTTAACCACGGGCTGAAATCCTATCGCGAATTGCCGCTGCGCATGGCCGAGTTTGGGTCCTGTGCGCGGTATGAGCCGTCGGGCGCGCTGCACGGCATTATGCGCGTGCGCGGCTTTACGCAGGACGACGGGCATATCTTCTGCACCGAAGATCAGATTGAATCGGAAACCAAGAAATTCATCGAATTTCTGGCCAGCGTCTATGCCGATCTCGGCTTTGAAAGCTGGCGCGTGAAGCTGTCGACCCGCCCTGAAAAGCGCATCGGCACCGAAGAAAGCTGGGATCACGCCGAGCAGTCGTTGGGCAATGCCTGCCGCAAGGCCGGTTATGATTACGAGCTGCAAGAAGGCGAAGGCGCGTTTTACGGGCCAAAGCTGGAATTCGTGCTGACCGACGCCATCGGCCGCGACTGGCAATGCGGCACACTGCAGGTCGACCCCAACCTGCCCGAGCGTTTGGACGCCAATTACATCGGCCAAGACGGCGCGAAACATCGCCCGATCATGCTGCACCGCGCCTGCCTTGGATCGTTCGAGCGGTTCGTGGGCATCTTGATCGAGAACTTTGCCGGCAAGCTGCCCTTCTGGCTGGCCCCGCGCCAAGTGGTCGTCGCCTCGATCGTCTCGGATGCGGATGATTACGTCCACGAGGTTGTGGCGGCACTTTCCGCCGCCGGCGTCCGCGCCGAGGCCGACACCCGCAACGAGAAGATCAACTACAAAGTGCGCGAGCATAGCCTGGGCAAAGTGCCGCTGATCCTGGCGATCGGCGCCCGCGAGGTCGAGGAGCGCACCGTGACCGTCCGCCGTCTGGGCGAGAACCAGACCGCGACCATGTCGCTGGATGCGATCTTGGCCGAAACCCGCGCCTCGGCGCTGCCGCCCGATCTGGCGTAA
- a CDS encoding cold-shock protein, whose amino-acid sequence MPNGTVKWFNTTKGYGFIAPEGGGKDVFVHISAVEQAGLTGLSDDQKVTFDLIEGRDGRQMAGNLKPE is encoded by the coding sequence ATGCCGAACGGCACCGTAAAATGGTTCAACACCACCAAAGGCTATGGTTTCATCGCGCCAGAAGGCGGCGGCAAGGATGTGTTTGTGCATATCTCGGCCGTCGAACAGGCCGGGCTGACCGGCCTTAGCGATGATCAAAAGGTGACTTTTGACCTGATCGAAGGGCGCGACGGGCGCCAGATGGCGGGCAATCTCAAGCCAGAATGA
- a CDS encoding hydantoinase/oxoprolinase N-terminal domain-containing protein, which produces MIRIGIDVGGTNTDAVIMDGADVLAAVKSHTTSDVMSGVVSSLNLVLAEAGKSASDVDVVMIGTTHFTNAVVQRRDLAQTAAVRLCLPATQSLPPMVDWPEDLRDVIGNTWYLAHGGHEFDGRVISPLNEDELVGIAADIKAKGINTIAITSVFSPVSAEFEAKAAEIFARELPGAHITVSSEIGRIGLLERENAAIMNACLRDLSHEVIQAFRDALAGIGFTGRFFLTQNDGTLMEAEFAEKFPVLTFASGPTNSMRGAAFLSGVKDAIVVDIGGTTADVGSLQKGFPRQATVAVEVGGVRTNFRMPDVFSIGLGGGSLVVDAAGGVKVGPTSVGYRIATEALVFGGSTLTTTDLVVADGGAVIGDPAKVAHLDKDLVARGRARIAEMLDDCVERARVSADPLPVIVVGGGSVIVGGPIAGLQLIKPNHFACANAVGAAIAQVSGEVDRVYAMAEISRDKALEDAKTQAVNAAVAAGAKRETVEIVDVEDVPLAYLPGNATRVRVKAVGELHVG; this is translated from the coding sequence ATGATCCGTATCGGTATTGACGTGGGTGGCACCAACACCGACGCTGTCATCATGGACGGCGCCGATGTTCTGGCCGCCGTCAAATCGCACACCACATCGGATGTGATGTCGGGTGTCGTCTCGTCGCTGAACCTTGTGCTGGCCGAGGCTGGCAAATCGGCAAGCGATGTCGATGTGGTTATGATCGGCACCACGCATTTCACCAACGCCGTCGTGCAGCGTCGCGATCTGGCGCAGACCGCCGCCGTGCGCCTGTGCCTGCCCGCAACCCAAAGCCTGCCGCCCATGGTCGACTGGCCCGAGGATCTGCGCGATGTCATCGGCAACACCTGGTATCTGGCGCATGGCGGTCATGAATTCGACGGCCGCGTGATCTCGCCCCTGAATGAGGACGAGCTGGTCGGCATCGCCGCCGATATCAAAGCCAAGGGGATCAACACGATCGCAATCACCTCGGTCTTCTCGCCCGTCTCGGCCGAGTTCGAGGCAAAAGCCGCCGAGATTTTCGCCCGTGAACTGCCCGGCGCGCATATCACTGTCTCGAGCGAGATCGGCCGGATCGGTCTTTTAGAGCGTGAAAACGCCGCCATCATGAACGCCTGCCTGCGCGATCTGTCGCATGAGGTGATACAGGCGTTTCGCGATGCGTTGGCGGGGATCGGCTTTACGGGCCGTTTCTTTTTGACGCAAAACGACGGCACTTTGATGGAGGCCGAATTCGCCGAGAAATTCCCGGTGCTGACCTTTGCCTCGGGTCCGACCAATTCGATGCGCGGCGCGGCGTTCCTGTCGGGCGTCAAGGACGCCATTGTGGTCGATATCGGCGGCACCACCGCCGACGTTGGCAGCTTGCAAAAGGGCTTTCCGCGCCAAGCGACCGTTGCGGTCGAGGTGGGCGGCGTGCGCACCAATTTCCGTATGCCGGATGTGTTCTCGATTGGCCTCGGCGGTGGCAGCCTTGTGGTTGATGCGGCGGGTGGCGTGAAAGTCGGCCCGACCTCGGTCGGTTATCGCATCGCGACCGAGGCGCTGGTCTTTGGCGGCAGCACGCTGACGACGACCGATCTGGTGGTCGCCGATGGCGGCGCGGTGATCGGTGATCCCGCCAAGGTCGCGCATCTGGACAAGGATCTGGTGGCCCGCGGCCGCGCGCGTATCGCCGAAATGCTGGACGATTGTGTCGAGCGCGCCCGCGTCTCTGCCGATCCGCTGCCGGTGATTGTTGTGGGCGGCGGCTCGGTCATCGTGGGCGGGCCGATTGCCGGTCTGCAACTGATCAAGCCGAACCATTTCGCCTGCGCGAACGCCGTGGGCGCGGCCATTGCGCAGGTCTCGGGCGAGGTGGATCGCGTCTACGCCATGGCCGAAATCTCGCGCGATAAGGCGCTGGAGGATGCCAAGACGCAGGCGGTGAACGCCGCCGTTGCGGCAGGGGCCAAACGCGAAACCGTTGAAATCGTTGACGTCGAGGACGTGCCCCTGGCCTATCTGCCCGGCAATGCCACGCGCGTCCGCGTCAAAGCTGTGGGTGAGCTGCATGTCGGCTGA
- a CDS encoding DUF917 domain-containing protein: MSAEGYILREEDLLPLSIGAAILGTGGGGNPYIGMLRARELIRAGAVVRVLPLHALPDDAYIGEVGGIGAPVVGIEKIEQGEECLRAMRAVEEAAGVQMYAVISAEIGGSNALEPIITAAQSGLPVVDGDGMGRAFPEVQMCTWFIYGAKASPAAIADEKGNVVVFRHVQDMFWLERFARDTAVAMGAAAGLAIAPMRGDFVKKVAVPGTVTQALELGRVVLDARAKRHNVVDRICGATGATLFFTGKVVDVERGMSGGFNRGTAVIEGAGEWAGSTARIAIQNENLILWIDDKPVLMVPDLIMNVDPETGEPITTEVLRFGQRVAVLGLPAHDLMKTPEAMAIVGPKAFGYPDIAFKPLALGQITA, encoded by the coding sequence ATGTCGGCTGAAGGCTATATCCTGCGTGAGGAGGATCTGCTGCCCCTGTCCATCGGGGCGGCGATCCTGGGCACGGGCGGCGGCGGCAATCCCTATATCGGGATGCTGCGTGCGCGCGAATTGATCCGGGCGGGCGCGGTTGTGCGCGTGCTGCCGCTGCATGCGCTGCCGGACGACGCCTATATCGGCGAAGTTGGCGGCATCGGCGCGCCGGTCGTCGGCATTGAAAAGATCGAGCAGGGCGAGGAATGCCTGCGCGCGATGCGCGCTGTCGAGGAAGCCGCAGGCGTGCAGATGTATGCGGTGATCTCGGCCGAGATCGGCGGCTCGAACGCGCTCGAGCCAATCATCACCGCCGCCCAATCGGGCCTGCCGGTGGTGGACGGCGACGGCATGGGCCGCGCCTTTCCCGAAGTGCAGATGTGCACATGGTTCATCTATGGCGCCAAGGCCTCTCCGGCTGCGATTGCGGATGAAAAGGGCAATGTCGTCGTCTTTCGCCATGTGCAGGATATGTTCTGGCTGGAACGCTTTGCCCGCGATACCGCTGTGGCAATGGGCGCGGCGGCGGGCCTTGCGATTGCGCCGATGCGCGGCGATTTCGTGAAAAAGGTCGCCGTTCCGGGCACCGTCACACAGGCGCTAGAGCTGGGCCGCGTGGTGCTGGATGCGCGCGCAAAACGCCATAATGTCGTCGACCGCATCTGCGGCGCGACCGGCGCCACGCTGTTCTTTACCGGCAAGGTTGTCGATGTCGAACGGGGCATGTCGGGCGGCTTTAACCGTGGCACCGCCGTGATCGAGGGCGCGGGCGAATGGGCCGGTTCCACCGCGCGCATCGCCATCCAGAACGAGAACCTGATCCTGTGGATCGACGACAAACCCGTGTTGATGGTCCCCGACCTGATTATGAACGTCGACCCGGAAACGGGCGAGCCGATCACCACCGAAGTGCTGCGTTTCGGCCAGCGCGTCGCAGTACTGGGCCTGCCTGCGCATGATCTGATGAAAACGCCCGAGGCGATGGCCATCGTCGGCCCCAAGGCCTTTGGCTATCCCGATATCGCATTTAAGCCGCTGGCGCTGGGCCAGATTACCGCGTGA
- a CDS encoding alpha/beta fold hydrolase, which yields MIERFTTSEGREIAFEHLPAKGPTVMFCGGYRSDMEGTKAIALREMTADKGLGFMRFDYSGHGVSGGVFEDGSIGDWAADARAVMARIDGPVVLVGSSMGGWISLLLARAFPERIKGLVTIAAAPDFTEDLVWPRLSPEEQAQMQRFGKVLRPSEYGDPYPYTWKLIEDGRRNLVLRSPLHLPFPTRFLQGTADVDVPPQVAYRLLDHVTGGDIRLKVVKGADHRFSTPACLRMIEAAVAKVAQD from the coding sequence ATGATCGAACGTTTCACCACCTCCGAGGGGCGCGAGATCGCCTTTGAACACCTGCCCGCAAAGGGGCCGACCGTCATGTTCTGCGGCGGCTACCGCTCGGATATGGAGGGGACAAAGGCCATCGCCCTGCGCGAGATGACGGCCGACAAGGGCCTCGGGTTTATGCGGTTCGATTATTCGGGCCATGGCGTATCCGGCGGCGTGTTCGAGGATGGATCGATCGGTGATTGGGCGGCGGATGCGCGCGCGGTCATGGCGCGGATCGACGGGCCGGTGGTGCTGGTCGGCTCATCCATGGGCGGCTGGATTTCCCTGCTGCTGGCACGCGCTTTTCCCGAGCGGATCAAGGGGCTGGTGACCATCGCCGCTGCCCCTGATTTTACCGAGGATCTGGTCTGGCCGCGCCTGTCGCCCGAGGAACAAGCCCAGATGCAGCGCTTTGGCAAGGTGCTGCGCCCCTCGGAATACGGCGATCCCTATCCCTATACCTGGAAGCTGATCGAGGACGGCAGGCGTAATCTGGTGCTGCGCAGCCCGCTGCATCTGCCATTCCCGACCCGGTTCTTGCAAGGCACGGCGGATGTCGATGTGCCCCCTCAGGTCGCCTATCGCCTGCTGGATCATGTCACCGGCGGTGATATCCGCCTGAAAGTGGTCAAAGGCGCCGATCACCGCTTTTCCACGCCCGCCTGCCTGCGCATGATCGAGGCGGCCGTCGCCAAGGTTGCCCAGGACTGA